One window from the genome of Leptospira broomii serovar Hurstbridge str. 5399 encodes:
- a CDS encoding acyltransferase family protein gives MLVSSLQPRSATRLDYLDNLRSFALLLGLTFHVAIVYAAEIKYPLRNVDRTWIFDVFGEWVHLFRMPLFFFLSGYFSERTFRSKGLFDFIRLRGFRIIIPLISGIILFAPMQYYIAALIDGYQENYFVFLWNEFLLNNPRPSHLWFLQYLVLYTFLYVAIRPILSKIGQYLFPYSRYGDAEIEPFSRKRWEVLLILGIWSTFWTCLVNYFFLKDSTYFTVEPVQFVYDITFFAAGGFFLNKEKTILMGETTGKEILLLGFFALLAFNGFYWIKGIDPFWSYFGYTGDWRRILHIFLKCLGGWLWVSFFIRLFQFFFSGKNSFSEYLRDSSLPVYLVHHPVALGIGFIIVQKPWSVWMKFPLHLLSTYFLTFAIYHFLIRNSHFLNSLLGNAKNISPPKIS, from the coding sequence TTGCTCGTTTCCTCACTCCAACCTCGCAGTGCAACGAGGTTAGATTATTTAGATAATCTTAGATCTTTTGCCCTTCTTCTAGGACTGACCTTTCACGTTGCGATCGTTTACGCTGCAGAAATCAAATATCCTTTACGAAACGTAGACCGAACTTGGATATTCGACGTCTTTGGAGAATGGGTTCATCTCTTTCGAATGCCTCTGTTCTTTTTTCTGTCCGGTTATTTCAGCGAAAGAACGTTTCGTTCCAAAGGGCTTTTCGATTTCATACGGTTGAGAGGATTTAGGATCATTATCCCGTTGATAAGCGGCATTATACTTTTTGCACCTATGCAATATTATATCGCTGCTCTTATCGACGGTTATCAAGAAAATTATTTTGTCTTTCTATGGAACGAATTCCTACTCAATAACCCTCGACCTTCTCATCTATGGTTCTTGCAATATTTGGTTTTATACACGTTTCTTTACGTCGCTATCCGACCGATTTTATCCAAGATCGGACAATATCTTTTTCCTTATAGTCGATACGGAGACGCCGAGATCGAACCGTTTTCCCGAAAAAGATGGGAAGTCCTATTGATTTTAGGAATTTGGAGCACCTTTTGGACGTGCTTAGTAAATTATTTTTTCTTAAAGGACAGCACATACTTTACGGTCGAACCCGTCCAATTCGTTTATGATATCACCTTCTTCGCCGCCGGCGGTTTTTTTCTAAATAAGGAAAAAACGATATTAATGGGAGAGACTACCGGAAAGGAAATACTCCTACTCGGTTTCTTTGCTTTACTTGCTTTCAACGGATTTTACTGGATCAAAGGAATAGATCCCTTTTGGTCCTATTTCGGTTACACTGGCGACTGGAGAAGGATTCTTCACATTTTTTTGAAATGCTTGGGCGGATGGCTTTGGGTTTCCTTTTTTATTCGCCTCTTTCAGTTTTTCTTTTCCGGTAAAAATAGTTTCTCGGAATATTTGAGAGATTCCAGTCTTCCCGTCTATTTAGTACATCACCCTGTCGCTCTAGGAATCGGTTTTATCATTGTGCAAAAACCCTGGTCAGTCTGGATGAAGTTCCCATTGCATCTATTATCGACTTATTTTCTTACGTTTGCAATCTATCATTTCCTAATTAGAAATTCTCATTTCTTAAATAGCTTATTAGGAAACGCGAAAAACATATCACCCCCTAAGATATCCTAA
- a CDS encoding efflux RND transporter permease subunit, which produces MEFLTAIVRWSLHNRLAITVFSILLFGIGVDSARRLKIDAVPDITNVQVQIITTAPALSTLEIEQYVTYPIERAVSGIPKLQEVRSVSRYGFSIITIVFEEGADLYLSRQLVSEKLVDVSSQIPKNYGAPQIGPISTGLGEVYQFILKSKTHSLTELTTYLNWFINPVLKTVHGVVEVNTFGGKVKQYRIIVDISKIAALGLGVKDVSDAVLVNNTATGGGYIEKSKEHLVIGTEGLLKSKEDFYKISIGRTPDGFPIYLSSVAHVEEGFRLRKGGATMEGKGEVVGAIALMLVNENSLEVTDAIKKKLEEIKKALPAGMEIEPFYDRSVMVKNTINTVLWNLGEGAFLVIIVLFLMIGDLRSGLVIAVTIPFAMLFAISVMRFRDLPANLMSMGAIDFGLIVDGAVILVENSFRRLLELAKEKGRRLTFEERRETILTATIEVRKATIFGEIIIAVVYLPILTLSGTEGKMFIPMALTVLFALLGAFFLTLTLIPVLASYFLDPRIHQEEETSLFRKISRLYKPFLEKAMRNSKRVIVSALGAFGLAIIGFVFMGAEFIPTMDEGSILLEISRLPSSSLQQSLDTSTKIEKALLAKFPEITSIVSKTGSPELANEPMGLDKTDVFLELKPRKEWRFTKQEFEEEISKTVSELIPEVAYGISQPIQMRTNEMIAGIRSDVGIKIFGEELATLKVLAERIATISRGVEGVADLRIEQLSGLEYLRIRPRREAMARYGYNVNDVNQIAESLASGYPVGILFEGQKRFEIAVVSDWKLENDLGSLRALPVGTKGKIVPFGELADVSIEDGPVQINHENQYRLALVQFNVRGSDMLSTVQRVDDRIRSKIVFPPGYRYELGGEFKKYNSARSTLLIVVPITLVVIFLFLYMAFREPSPALLIFLNVPFAITGGVFSLLLRGMPFSIPAGIGFIALFGIAILNGLVLVTFAREEEAEGADSVTAIKKAAEHRLRPVITTALLASIGFLPMALSTSPGAEVQRPLATVVIGGLISASLLTLIVIPVVYARFIHRVKRRKG; this is translated from the coding sequence ATGGAATTCTTAACCGCTATCGTTCGCTGGAGCCTCCACAACCGCCTCGCAATCACAGTCTTTTCGATACTACTTTTCGGCATCGGAGTCGATTCTGCGAGACGATTGAAAATCGATGCAGTTCCAGATATAACGAATGTTCAGGTCCAGATTATAACGACCGCGCCTGCTTTATCGACTTTGGAGATCGAACAGTATGTGACTTATCCTATAGAGAGAGCAGTATCAGGAATTCCTAAATTACAAGAAGTTCGCTCCGTTTCCAGATACGGATTCTCGATCATCACGATCGTTTTCGAAGAGGGAGCGGATTTATATCTGAGCCGTCAACTTGTCAGCGAGAAATTAGTGGATGTATCCAGCCAAATTCCTAAAAACTACGGAGCTCCGCAGATCGGTCCGATCTCGACCGGGTTAGGAGAAGTGTATCAATTTATTCTAAAGAGTAAAACTCATTCGTTAACCGAACTTACGACTTATTTAAACTGGTTCATCAACCCCGTTCTGAAGACGGTTCACGGAGTCGTGGAAGTAAATACCTTCGGCGGAAAGGTTAAGCAGTATAGAATTATCGTCGATATATCGAAAATTGCAGCGCTGGGTTTGGGGGTAAAGGACGTCTCCGATGCCGTATTAGTTAATAATACCGCGACCGGAGGCGGATATATCGAAAAAAGTAAGGAACACCTCGTGATCGGGACGGAAGGTCTTTTGAAGAGCAAGGAGGACTTTTATAAAATTTCGATCGGAAGAACTCCCGACGGCTTTCCAATTTATCTTTCGTCGGTGGCCCATGTCGAGGAAGGATTTCGACTTCGTAAGGGCGGCGCAACAATGGAGGGGAAGGGAGAAGTAGTCGGGGCGATCGCTTTAATGTTAGTTAATGAAAATTCTCTGGAAGTCACCGATGCTATCAAGAAAAAGCTGGAGGAGATCAAGAAGGCTCTACCCGCAGGAATGGAGATCGAGCCCTTTTATGATAGATCCGTAATGGTCAAAAACACGATCAATACCGTTCTGTGGAATTTAGGGGAAGGCGCGTTTCTCGTCATCATCGTCCTATTCCTGATGATCGGAGATCTTCGCTCCGGCTTAGTCATCGCCGTTACGATTCCTTTTGCGATGTTGTTTGCGATTTCCGTAATGAGATTCCGCGATTTACCCGCCAATTTAATGTCGATGGGAGCGATCGATTTCGGACTCATCGTGGACGGTGCAGTCATTCTGGTGGAGAATTCCTTTCGAAGATTATTGGAATTGGCCAAGGAAAAAGGTCGAAGGCTTACCTTCGAGGAAAGAAGAGAGACGATTCTAACCGCAACGATAGAAGTTCGGAAAGCGACTATTTTCGGTGAAATCATCATCGCTGTGGTCTATCTTCCGATTCTTACCCTATCGGGAACGGAAGGGAAGATGTTTATCCCGATGGCGCTAACGGTTTTGTTCGCACTCTTGGGAGCTTTTTTTCTGACGTTGACACTCATACCCGTTTTAGCTTCCTACTTTTTGGATCCTCGAATCCACCAAGAAGAAGAAACTTCACTCTTTCGTAAAATCAGCCGTCTATATAAACCTTTTTTAGAGAAGGCGATGAGGAATTCAAAACGGGTCATCGTATCGGCTCTCGGCGCGTTCGGTCTTGCCATTATCGGATTCGTATTCATGGGTGCGGAGTTTATTCCGACCATGGATGAAGGCTCCATTTTGCTGGAAATATCCCGATTACCTTCCAGTTCTTTGCAGCAATCTTTGGATACTTCCACGAAGATCGAGAAAGCACTGCTGGCAAAATTTCCGGAAATCACAAGCATCGTTTCCAAAACAGGATCGCCAGAGTTGGCAAACGAACCGATGGGGCTGGACAAAACGGACGTATTTTTGGAATTAAAGCCCCGTAAAGAATGGAGATTTACCAAACAGGAATTCGAGGAGGAAATCTCCAAAACGGTTTCCGAATTAATCCCGGAGGTCGCCTATGGAATTTCTCAGCCGATTCAAATGAGAACAAACGAGATGATCGCCGGAATTCGATCCGACGTGGGTATTAAAATCTTCGGGGAAGAATTAGCCACTTTGAAAGTTCTCGCCGAAAGGATAGCGACGATCTCGAGAGGAGTCGAAGGAGTTGCGGATCTGCGAATCGAACAACTTTCCGGATTGGAGTATCTGCGGATTCGTCCCAGACGAGAGGCGATGGCAAGATACGGATATAACGTGAACGACGTGAATCAGATCGCGGAGTCTTTAGCATCCGGTTATCCGGTCGGAATCTTATTCGAAGGTCAAAAACGCTTCGAAATCGCTGTCGTTTCCGATTGGAAATTGGAGAATGATTTAGGGAGTCTTCGCGCCTTGCCGGTGGGTACAAAAGGAAAGATAGTCCCTTTTGGAGAACTTGCCGATGTTTCGATCGAAGACGGCCCGGTCCAAATCAACCATGAAAATCAGTACCGGTTAGCCCTCGTGCAATTCAACGTGAGAGGGAGCGATATGTTGAGCACGGTTCAGAGAGTGGATGATCGTATTCGATCTAAAATCGTTTTCCCTCCCGGTTATCGTTACGAGCTGGGGGGAGAATTCAAAAAGTATAATTCGGCGCGTTCGACTCTTCTGATCGTCGTTCCGATCACCTTAGTGGTCATTTTTCTTTTTCTATATATGGCGTTTCGAGAACCTTCTCCGGCGCTTTTAATCTTCTTAAACGTTCCGTTTGCGATTACCGGTGGAGTTTTTTCCCTACTACTAAGAGGGATGCCTTTCAGTATTCCTGCCGGAATAGGGTTTATCGCCTTGTTCGGCATCGCCATTTTGAACGGACTCGTTTTGGTTACCTTCGCAAGAGAGGAAGAAGCGGAAGGAGCCGATTCTGTGACCGCAATTAAAAAAGCTGCGGAACATCGATTACGTCCCGTGATCACGACGGCATTGCTCGCCTCTATCGGTTTTTTACCGATGGCATTATCAACCTCGCCGGGAGCGGAAGTTCAGAGGCCTTTGGCTACGGTAGTGATCGGCGGACTTATCAGCGCGAGTCTTTTAACGCTGATCGTTATTCCGGTTGTCTACGCGAGATTTATCCATAGAGTGAAGCGGAGAAAGGGATAA
- a CDS encoding NAD(P)-binding domain-containing protein, which translates to MKLLLPFSSEYFDWLRKDAPQGPVETYPLIGDEFRSSIPGIHIIGDLTGIPLLKYAADSGAKVVSFLESSPDPKSARVYDLLIIGGGPSGISAGIEAKKKGLKFLILEGNKAFHTIQSYPKGKPIFAEPEAFISASELRIDNGYKESLIRDLQTALDGYDLPLREGKQVVKIIPSDVEGSRFEITTEDGETFLSFNVVLAIGKSGDSRRLGIPGEDGENVFHRLIDPADFIGQDLVVVGGGDSAIEAALALEDKAKSVSLSYRGEELVRPKQENKTKFLSKVSEGKINFLPSSSVEEIQNKNVILLHNNSRKNIPADSALILIGSEPPISFLRKIGLAIQNVSSIREWFGFFAMISFSFLVYFGKAAFYGIEWYSWAAGAGLIGFVFFSAAWFGSGGKKAISIKWNWNLFRTAYLSFAAVYFIAAYVGSKYFGWFLLNKYPGFHYTLLYSLTITVFGIRRMKVRPTKYIKRQTWTLILVQIFPLFLLPEIILPRLGELGLLGSSDGFLLTQVFPGGAYWKAYGLILAWPLNMGVLYDGGITSFWLIYGLVLSFGIIPYLVFRFGKGAYCGWICSCGGLAETLGDETRTKMPHGKWAYRLEHSGQWVLLAAILLTTTKLLGSFISPFWFLSLGADSVKRIYDSVVDIGLAGVIGLGAYFFLSGRIWCRMFCPLAGLMHIYARFSRFRIFSEKKRCISCNICTKVCHQGIDVMSYANRGRPMDSVQCVRCSACVVNCPTNVLSFGEEINGFSVFGKLKATL; encoded by the coding sequence ATGAAACTCCTTTTACCGTTTAGCTCCGAATATTTTGATTGGCTTCGAAAAGATGCGCCTCAGGGACCCGTGGAAACTTATCCTTTAATAGGAGATGAATTTCGAAGTTCCATTCCCGGCATCCATATCATCGGGGACTTAACCGGAATTCCGCTCTTAAAGTATGCGGCCGATAGCGGGGCAAAAGTGGTTTCGTTTCTAGAGTCGAGCCCGGATCCAAAATCGGCGAGAGTTTACGATTTATTGATTATTGGAGGAGGTCCTTCCGGAATTTCCGCAGGTATCGAAGCCAAAAAAAAAGGACTAAAATTTCTGATCCTAGAAGGAAATAAAGCGTTTCATACGATCCAAAGCTATCCTAAAGGGAAACCGATTTTCGCCGAGCCGGAGGCGTTCATATCCGCATCGGAATTGCGGATCGACAACGGATATAAGGAAAGTCTTATACGAGATCTGCAAACCGCATTGGACGGCTATGACCTACCATTAAGGGAAGGAAAGCAGGTGGTTAAAATTATTCCTTCCGACGTCGAAGGCTCTCGCTTTGAAATTACTACCGAAGATGGGGAAACGTTTCTAAGCTTCAATGTCGTACTTGCCATTGGAAAATCGGGGGATAGTAGACGCTTAGGCATTCCAGGAGAAGACGGGGAGAACGTCTTTCATCGTCTGATTGATCCTGCCGATTTCATCGGACAGGATCTGGTCGTCGTCGGAGGAGGAGACTCGGCTATAGAAGCCGCGTTAGCGTTGGAAGACAAGGCTAAATCAGTATCTCTATCCTATCGCGGAGAGGAACTGGTGAGGCCCAAGCAAGAAAATAAAACCAAGTTTTTATCCAAAGTATCCGAAGGGAAAATAAATTTTCTGCCATCCTCGTCCGTTGAAGAAATACAAAATAAGAATGTAATATTACTTCATAATAATTCCCGAAAGAATATTCCTGCGGATTCTGCGTTGATTTTGATCGGTTCCGAACCGCCGATTTCATTTTTACGGAAAATCGGATTAGCCATTCAAAACGTTAGCTCCATCCGTGAATGGTTCGGCTTTTTTGCGATGATCTCCTTTTCGTTTCTTGTTTATTTCGGCAAAGCGGCATTCTACGGAATCGAATGGTATTCCTGGGCGGCGGGAGCCGGATTGATCGGTTTCGTCTTTTTCTCAGCCGCATGGTTCGGAAGCGGAGGCAAGAAAGCAATCTCCATCAAATGGAATTGGAATTTATTCAGGACCGCTTATCTATCGTTTGCCGCCGTTTATTTTATCGCTGCATATGTCGGAAGCAAATACTTCGGATGGTTTTTACTGAACAAGTATCCCGGCTTTCATTATACTTTATTGTATTCCCTCACGATTACCGTGTTCGGAATTCGAAGAATGAAAGTTCGCCCAACAAAATATATTAAGAGACAAACCTGGACTTTAATTCTGGTACAGATTTTTCCTCTCTTTCTACTACCGGAAATCATTTTGCCGCGGCTGGGGGAATTAGGACTGCTCGGGTCCTCCGACGGATTTTTACTGACTCAAGTATTTCCCGGAGGTGCGTATTGGAAGGCGTACGGCTTGATCCTTGCTTGGCCTTTGAATATGGGAGTTCTTTACGACGGCGGAATCACCTCTTTTTGGCTGATTTACGGACTCGTCCTTAGCTTCGGAATCATTCCCTATTTAGTATTCCGTTTCGGGAAAGGAGCATATTGCGGATGGATTTGCTCTTGTGGAGGTTTGGCGGAAACTCTAGGAGACGAAACACGAACGAAAATGCCTCACGGAAAGTGGGCGTATCGATTAGAGCATTCCGGACAATGGGTTCTACTCGCCGCAATTCTTTTAACAACGACTAAATTATTAGGAAGTTTTATTTCCCCGTTTTGGTTTTTGTCCTTAGGTGCGGACTCCGTTAAGCGAATCTACGATTCCGTTGTGGATATAGGTTTGGCCGGAGTCATAGGTTTGGGCGCGTATTTCTTTCTTTCGGGAAGAATCTGGTGCAGAATGTTCTGCCCTTTAGCCGGACTAATGCATATCTATGCGAGATTCAGCCGATTTAGAATTTTCTCGGAGAAGAAACGCTGTATTTCCTGCAATATATGTACGAAAGTTTGCCACCAAGGAATCGACGTAATGAGTTATGCCAATCGTGGACGGCCGATGGATAGCGTTCAGTGCGTCAGATGCTCGGCATGTGTAGTCAACTGCCCGACAAACGTCTTGTCATTCGGAGAGGAAATAAACGGATTTTCAGTATTTGGAAAATTGAAAGCGACTCTCTGA
- a CDS encoding PQQ-dependent sugar dehydrogenase, whose translation MSISIFRMIKYLICLFSILSLSSCDELRRILVANIGDASKYQAEGKESGFKPTFTLKDENRKKIHISLTTIGEGFDQTTDLLMIPGPDIFLVLEKTGSIKWLDPKDGSSGTLLKIPNVLTDSEEGLLGIALHPSFPEKPKIYLNYVIKKNGKDTSRISEWTFESPRDPKKGKFSEERIIMELTQPFGNHNAGQLAFGKDGKLYIGWGDGGWRNDPNGNGQNPMTFLGSMLRIDIDSKDPGKQYAVPKDNPFVGIKGYQPETFAYGLRNPWRYSFDPAGRLILADVGQDAFEEVDVIEAGKNYGWNKTEGFHCFEPKENCDRNGLTDPVYEYGREDGSSITGGYVVTNDRVGDLQGKYVFGDFISGRLWAISIPKDGAKVEEVFALGKWPILVSTFGRDARGSLYLADFGSGKILRVDPGK comes from the coding sequence ATGAGCATTTCCATATTTCGCATGATAAAGTATTTGATCTGTCTTTTTTCCATCCTCTCCCTATCTTCCTGCGACGAACTTAGGCGAATCTTAGTGGCGAATATAGGAGACGCTTCCAAATACCAAGCCGAAGGAAAGGAATCGGGATTTAAGCCAACCTTTACCCTGAAAGACGAAAATCGAAAGAAAATCCATATCTCCTTAACTACGATCGGAGAGGGTTTCGATCAAACCACCGATTTACTGATGATTCCCGGTCCGGATATTTTCCTAGTTCTGGAAAAAACCGGTTCGATTAAATGGTTAGATCCTAAAGACGGAAGCTCCGGAACCTTATTAAAGATTCCCAATGTTCTTACGGATTCGGAAGAAGGCCTGTTGGGGATAGCGTTGCACCCCTCTTTTCCAGAAAAGCCGAAAATATATCTTAATTATGTAATAAAGAAAAATGGCAAGGACACTAGCCGAATCTCCGAATGGACTTTCGAGTCTCCCAGAGACCCGAAAAAAGGAAAGTTTTCCGAAGAACGCATAATCATGGAACTCACCCAACCTTTCGGCAACCATAACGCGGGGCAATTAGCGTTCGGAAAAGACGGTAAATTATATATCGGTTGGGGAGACGGAGGATGGAGAAACGATCCGAACGGAAATGGACAAAATCCGATGACGTTCTTGGGCTCCATGTTAAGGATCGACATAGATTCGAAGGATCCCGGTAAACAATACGCGGTTCCTAAAGATAATCCGTTTGTAGGAATCAAAGGTTATCAGCCTGAAACGTTCGCGTACGGACTCAGAAATCCTTGGAGATATTCTTTCGATCCCGCAGGCAGATTGATCCTGGCCGACGTAGGACAAGATGCGTTCGAAGAAGTGGACGTCATTGAAGCGGGTAAAAATTACGGTTGGAATAAGACGGAAGGCTTTCACTGTTTCGAGCCTAAGGAAAACTGCGATCGCAACGGACTTACCGATCCTGTATACGAGTACGGCAGAGAAGATGGCAGCTCAATTACGGGAGGATACGTCGTTACCAATGATCGCGTCGGAGATCTCCAGGGGAAATACGTCTTCGGAGATTTCATATCCGGAAGACTCTGGGCAATTTCAATCCCGAAAGACGGTGCAAAAGTAGAAGAAGTATTCGCATTAGGAAAATGGCCGATACTCGTCTCCACGTTCGGAAGAGACGCAAGAGGGTCCTTATATCTGGCCGATTTTGGATCAGGAAAAATTCTCCGAGTCGATCCCGGAAAATAA
- a CDS encoding TfoX/Sxy family protein, with protein MSSFLEYAQDRLKVCGPITVKSMFGGYGVYSGNRIFGMIINDLLYFKVGPGNQAEYEAASMSPFTYEGKNGKPIRMSYWQVPEEILEDDEDLRYWFRKAMAEAAKAASPKKKVSVKKSAPKKKTVVKKKLPAKKKTAAKKKIATKKKSVKKR; from the coding sequence ATGAGTTCCTTTTTAGAATATGCCCAAGATCGTTTAAAAGTTTGCGGTCCAATTACGGTAAAATCGATGTTCGGAGGTTACGGAGTTTATTCCGGAAATCGTATCTTCGGGATGATCATTAACGATCTACTTTATTTTAAAGTCGGTCCGGGTAACCAAGCCGAATATGAAGCCGCGAGTATGTCACCGTTCACCTATGAAGGTAAGAATGGAAAACCGATCCGTATGTCCTATTGGCAAGTGCCCGAGGAAATCCTGGAAGACGACGAAGATCTCCGCTACTGGTTCCGAAAAGCGATGGCAGAAGCTGCAAAGGCGGCCTCCCCTAAAAAGAAAGTATCGGTAAAAAAATCGGCACCGAAGAAAAAGACAGTCGTAAAAAAGAAACTTCCAGCCAAAAAGAAAACGGCCGCTAAAAAGAAGATAGCGACTAAGAAGAAGTCGGTAAAGAAACGTTAA
- a CDS encoding helix-turn-helix domain-containing protein: MINLLPLKIPFRKYSVLMILLKFLPLFVWIQAFLPFPLNAESPVRIDEGIRNLNVSTYVEYRHRDRKFTSCTIDNLKGLQAFEWYLNPIEDVLRVRRTSNGVWLRLTVRNDSNVPLDRRILFNSINVPKAELCYISEKGEFRRLELTDHSDELYNKIVSPRPNFRIRFPAKTEYALYIHLDAYEELTYVNFPLSLLDEEAFDEMVVWKRVIFSAILAIYLFVVGLNIYYSRKLQARVFLSLATYMTVLFFGFYFLHGRSIHSWIGWENKISFYSYYLFLTVFFLSLFGYLFHLARFFELKDKSVLFFAIGCLFSYSFVLIPLVKNFAEERFFLLAGGFGILAYYFYRVHSSLIVKNSFPIRLYLLSWLLFISCFFIKASYHFDYAPYNWLIVFSFLILFPLHAVVTTYALSRIISEGLWISLPAKSFIRKSKIGSIDIGQTVLKLKELLEVDKIFLKHSLKEEHLARELGIGAHQLSEVVRMQFHTTFPNLINSYRIEEAKRLLIEDPSMSTNEVRIKAGYSSKSAFHLEFKKATNTNPNAFRRKAILGDDGSRKNGREISV; this comes from the coding sequence ATGATAAACTTGTTACCTTTGAAAATTCCCTTTAGAAAGTATTCAGTTTTGATGATTCTTCTGAAATTTCTTCCTTTGTTTGTTTGGATTCAAGCATTCTTGCCTTTCCCGTTGAATGCAGAATCTCCTGTCCGAATCGACGAGGGGATTCGTAATTTAAACGTCAGTACCTATGTCGAATATAGACACCGTGATCGAAAATTTACTTCATGTACGATCGATAATCTCAAAGGTTTGCAGGCTTTCGAGTGGTACTTAAATCCGATCGAAGACGTTTTGCGCGTGAGGCGGACGTCCAACGGCGTTTGGTTAAGGTTGACCGTTCGAAATGACTCGAACGTGCCGTTGGACAGACGAATTCTTTTTAATTCGATTAACGTTCCTAAGGCCGAATTATGCTATATATCCGAGAAGGGCGAGTTTCGCAGACTTGAGTTAACCGACCATTCCGACGAATTATATAACAAGATCGTCTCCCCGCGTCCTAACTTCCGTATTCGATTTCCTGCAAAAACCGAATACGCATTGTACATTCATTTGGACGCTTATGAAGAACTGACTTATGTGAATTTTCCCCTGAGTCTCTTGGACGAGGAGGCTTTTGATGAAATGGTCGTTTGGAAAAGGGTTATTTTTTCGGCCATTCTCGCGATTTATTTATTCGTAGTCGGCTTAAATATCTATTATTCTCGCAAACTGCAAGCTCGGGTCTTTCTTTCCCTTGCGACTTATATGACTGTCTTATTTTTCGGATTCTATTTTCTTCACGGTCGTTCCATTCATTCCTGGATAGGTTGGGAGAACAAAATAAGTTTTTATTCATACTATCTATTTTTAACCGTCTTTTTTCTTTCCCTGTTCGGTTATCTCTTTCATCTCGCACGATTCTTCGAACTGAAAGACAAGTCGGTTCTCTTTTTTGCGATCGGATGCCTGTTCAGCTATTCCTTCGTTCTCATTCCGCTCGTTAAGAATTTCGCGGAAGAAAGATTTTTTCTTTTGGCCGGAGGCTTCGGGATTTTGGCTTATTATTTCTATCGAGTTCATTCTAGTTTGATAGTGAAGAATAGCTTTCCTATAAGACTCTATCTACTTTCCTGGCTTTTGTTCATTAGTTGTTTCTTCATTAAGGCCAGCTATCACTTCGATTATGCGCCGTATAATTGGTTAATCGTTTTTTCCTTTTTGATTTTGTTTCCCTTACACGCCGTCGTTACGACCTACGCTTTATCCCGTATAATTTCCGAAGGATTATGGATTTCCCTTCCGGCGAAGTCGTTTATTCGAAAAAGTAAAATCGGCTCGATCGATATCGGCCAAACGGTATTGAAATTGAAAGAATTGCTCGAAGTGGATAAAATCTTCCTAAAACATTCCTTAAAGGAAGAACACTTGGCGAGAGAATTAGGAATCGGCGCTCATCAGCTTTCTGAAGTGGTTCGTATGCAATTTCATACGACCTTTCCCAATCTGATTAATTCGTACCGCATCGAAGAAGCAAAACGATTACTGATCGAAGATCCGAGCATGTCGACAAATGAAGTGCGAATCAAGGCAGGATATAGCTCCAAATCCGCGTTTCATCTCGAGTTTAAAAAGGCAACGAACACCAATCCGAACGCTTTTCGTCGAAAAGCCATTCTAGGAGATGATGGTAGCAGAAAAAATGGGAGGGAGATTTCGGTTTGA
- a CDS encoding LA_3150 family lipoprotein translates to MKSTVIKTLIIALALGFVGCSKTGKTNDSDYSGLLASILAAPAPDGTKSVVKITQLDSVSWTGVCFDSFIIANSGVSASGTDFFNATLGALQSAPPLVLEKTSKSTCSSLGFPGGITQRSTDNNFFYKVYYCNPDVGVCTFSAIQAAGF, encoded by the coding sequence ATGAAATCAACAGTAATTAAAACTTTAATCATCGCTTTAGCCTTAGGGTTCGTCGGATGCAGCAAAACGGGCAAAACGAACGACTCCGATTACAGTGGGTTATTGGCATCGATCTTAGCTGCACCGGCTCCCGATGGAACCAAATCCGTCGTAAAAATCACTCAGCTTGATTCGGTGTCTTGGACCGGAGTTTGTTTCGATAGCTTTATCATCGCAAACAGCGGCGTGAGCGCTTCTGGAACGGATTTCTTTAACGCGACTCTGGGAGCATTGCAAAGCGCTCCTCCTTTAGTGCTCGAAAAGACTTCCAAGTCCACTTGCTCTTCTTTGGGTTTTCCCGGAGGGATCACTCAAAGAAGTACGGACAACAACTTCTTTTATAAAGTTTACTATTGTAATCCCGACGTAGGTGTCTGTACATTCAGCGCCATACAAGCCGCCGGTTTTTAA